In Leishmania donovani BPK282A1 complete genome, chromosome 22, one genomic interval encodes:
- a CDS encoding kinesin, putative, protein MYEAVMSGFNACLFAYGQTGSGKSYSMIGPTDALSGATGASASSSGNSGHSPPPAQRDILTVEMPAEHGIMPRLCSDLFRLMREEREKDEGVTYSVELSFLEIYCEKVHDLIAAASSLTAANSNSTYVGTSASASASLRIRQHPSRGPYVEGLSHVKVRDAGSVIKYLLSGLRERATAETKMNEHSSRSHAILQLHITKVLADTDESTGGVITRTRMCKVNMVDLAGSERVSQSGVSGDRLEEAKNINLSLSTLGRVIQQLSEKQAGKNVIPAYRDSVLTWLLSDSLGGNSKTIMLATVAPSAYCYQQTLNTLRFAGVAKKIVNVATVNEDRHFQELISELRRQIVRLTLQLESGKAAEVHLEKIDALKREREALLTENDALKLKVVSTTDTAVLQALRKRVKDLEAENAQLGEELQGLQERMLISTGALRDELAQQRAEAMQLYEKLMKREAEVTGWANRYRALVISTTTPSTVAASAAGGIVAGGAKAAAATADAKEALRAQQQLQEELKQTRAQLQKATQDLSAAERATQEALDATRLTSTQLDEYRVRYEESKRQLDLLHERMQSTVSLLETTQCELSAVKSHSMTEFAKTRPAEDALEVTNTTNVTAAAQLEQMRNGYLEEKQRNVQLLLRVAQVEQERSALKRAVTQRAAEMCELEQLLLEETETSERYYTRMRFHRSEHELQHQWMVQLLRLRSMADRRSADGMRWSAAGAMGAFPSHHPTLRPGEGEGSRGTPEVPSQRLYRDPNSANAPPTSAAHEAVTSEQLLHMQLAYECQCEELQARAAVEQECAAELTSLLSQKARLRQIAAAELSEKLADAEGLRKTLREELHYYKQKVETQEKEYAEEVAQHQSDSNALQSAEMERMRLERKVGALEEASAELEAGRNLLIAKVAQLQDQQSMWQARCAEAERISAEVQDLLFPGSYGTSSSSPANRTGEGDGDSEDQLPKRRSCSALQLEAATLTSKVRDAQDAMEAKAALERQCEEYRGELGALRAQVEQMKSQTQAAQQQRARSDRAHQQVQTRFSEANAQLLQEISTITRDYESRIKQQQEMMNTLRHALDEETSMADMCRQSAQRAEAARQAQEEELLAAREAAEELRRERETTTKLYLEVQAELNELRTHYHALERQLMELREREPELYVLLEKGLDEDTTSWLEKVRGEKLRLQNQRHEARRLNSELLEHVQDSNTRLRDVQKRLADVSIGGDELEGDKEIPGNQQCPPHTLADVDTAELEGTLCGATDACRR, encoded by the coding sequence ATGTACGAGGCCGTCATGTCCGGCTTCAACGCCTGCTTGTTCGCGTACGGCCAaaccggcagcggcaagagcTACAGCATGATTGGCCCAACAGATGCGCTCTCTGGCGCCACAGGTGCCAGTGCTtcaagcagcggcaactCCGGCCACAGCCCCccaccagcgcagcgcgaCATCCTCACGGTGGAGATGCCTGCGGAGCACGGCATCATGCCGCGTCTTTGCTCCGACCTGTTTCGTCTGAtgcgcgaggagcgcgaAAAGGACGAGGGTGTCACCTATTCCGTGGAGCTGAGCTTCTTGGAGATTTACTGCGAGAAGGTGCACgacctcatcgccgccgcctcgtcgctcACGGCGgccaacagcaacagcacctACGTTGGTACATCCGCATCGGCTAGCGCATCGCTGCGCATTCGGCAGCATCCCTCCCGAGGGCCGTACGTAGAGGGACTCTCCCACGTCAAGGTGCGCGACGCGGGGAGCGTGATCAAGTACCTCCTCAGCgggctgcgcgagcgcgcgaCCGCCGAGACGAAGATGAAcgagcacagcagccgcagccacgccaTCTTGCAGCTTCACATTACGAAAGTCCTGGCCGACACCGACGAGAGCACCGGCGGCGTCatcacgcgcacgcgaatGTGCAAGGTAAACATGGTCGATCTGGCTGGCAGCGAGCGCGTCTCACAGTCCGGCGTGTCGGGCGACCGCCTAGAAGAAGCCAAGAACATCAAcctttccctctccaccctcgGCCGCGTTATCCAGCAGCTTTCGGAGAAGCAAGCCGGCAAGAACGTCATCCCTGCCTACCGCGACAGTGTGCTTACTTGGCTGCTCTCCGACAGCCTCGGTGGCAACAGCAAGACCATCATgctcgccaccgtcgccccGAGCGCGTATTGCTACCAGCAGACCTTGAACACGCTGCGGTTCGCCGGCGTGGCGAAGAAAATCGTGAACGTCGCGACGGTGAACGAGGACCGGCACTTCCAGGAGCTGATCTCGGAACTGCGGCGGCAGATTGTGCGGCTGACTTTGCAGCTCGAGAGCGGCAAGGCCGCGGAGGTGCACTTGGAGAAAATCGATGCTTTGAAGCGAGAGCGCgaagcgctgctgacggagaATGACGCGCTGAAGCTGAAGGTGGTCTCGACCACCgacacggcggtgctgcaggcgctgcggaagCGTGTCAAGGACCTCGAGGCGGAAAACGCGCAGCTAGGTGAGGAGCTGCAAGGACTGCAGGAGCGCATGCTGATAAGCACCGGTGCCTTGCGCgacgagctggcgcagcagcgcgcagaggCCATGCAGCTGTACGAAAAGCTGATGAAGCGGGAGGCGGAAGTGACGGGCTGGGCAAACCGCTACCGGGCTCTTGTCATATCCACCACAACACCGAGCACGGTAGCGGCGAGCGCCGCGGGTGGCatcgtcgctggcggcgccaaggcagccgcggccACAGCAGacgcgaaggaggcgctgcgcgcgcaacagcagctgcaggaggagctcaAGCAGACTagggcgcagctgcagaaggcaACGCAAGACCTTTCCGCTGCCGAGCGCGCGACGCAGGAGGCGCTTGACGCGACGAGGTTGACGTCGACGCAACTGGATGAGTACCGGGTGCGCTACGAGGAGAGCAAGCGGCAGCTGGATCTGCTGCACGAGCGCATGCAAAGCACCGTGAGCTTGCTGGAGACTACTCAGTGCGAGCTCAGCGCTGTCAAATCGCACAGCATGACCGAGTTCGCCAAGACCCGCCccgccgaggacgcgctAGAGGTGACCAACACGACCAACGTcacggccgcagcgcagctggagcagaTGCGAAACGGCTACCTAGAGGAGAAGCAACGCaacgtgcagctgctgctgcgggtggcGCAGGTAGAGCAGGAGCGGTCGGCGCTTAAGCGCGCCGTCACCCAGCGGGCAGCTGAGATGTGCGAGCTGGAGCAACTGTTGCTGGAAGAGACGGAGACTTCGGAGCGCTActacacgcgcatgcgctttCACCGATCCGAACACGAGCTGCAGCATCAGTGgatggtgcagctgctgcgcctgcgcagcatggccgaccgccgcagcgcggacGGGATGCGCTGGTCGGCCGCAGGCGCCATGGGAGCCTTTCCTAGTCACCACCCTACCTTACGCCCAGGCGAGGGCGAAGGTAGCCGAGGCACACCAGAGGTGCCGTCGCAACGGCTCTACCGTGATCCTAACTCCGCAAACGCCCCTCCGACGTCGGCCGCGCATGAAGCCGTCACCAGCGAGCAACTGCTGCACATGCAGCTCGCATACGAGTGCCAGTGCGAGGAGCTGCAAGCacgcgccgcggtggagcaggaATGCGCCGCGGAACTTACCAGCCTTCTCTCACAGAAGGCGCGCCTACGCCAAATCGCTGCAGCTGAACTCTCTGAGAAGCTAGCCGATGCCGAGGGCTTAAGGAAGACGCTGCGTGAGGAGCTGCACTACTACAAGCAGAAGGTTGAGACGCAGGAGAAGGAGtacgcggaggaggtggcgcagcaccagagcgacagcaacgcgctgcagagcgcgGAGATGGAGCGTATGCGGTTGGAGCGGAAGGTTGGCGCACTCGAAGAGGCGAGCGCCGAGCTCGAGGCGGGCCGCAACTTGCTCATCGCCAAGGTGGCGCAGTTGCAGGATCAGCAGAGCATGTGGCAAGCGCGgtgcgccgaggcggagcgcatcTCTGCGGAGGTGCAAGATCTTCTCTTCCCCGGCTCGTATGGCACCTCCTCGAGCAGTCCGGCGAACAGGACTGGCGAAGGTGACGGCGATAGTGAGGACCAGCTGCCgaagcgccgcagctgctcagcACTGCAGCTGGAGGCAGCAACGCTGACGAGCAAGGTACGGGACGCTCAGGACGCgatggaggcgaaggcggcgctggagcggcagTGCGAGGAGTACCGCGGCGAGCTTGGTGCACTGCGTGCGCAAGTGGAGCAAATGAAGTCGCAGACGCAGgcggcccagcagcagcgggctcGAAGCGACCGGGCTCATCAGCAGGTCCAGACACGCTTCAGCGAGGCgaatgcgcagctgctgcaagaGATCAGCACCATCACCCGCGACTACGAATCACGTatcaagcagcagcaagagatGATGAacacgctgcggcacgcctTGGATGAGGAGACGTCTATGGCAGACATGTGCCGGcagtcggcgcagcgcgcggaggcggcgcggcaggcgcaagaggaggagctcctcgccgcccgagaggcggccgaggagctgcgccgcgagcgAGAGACCACGACGAAACTGTATCTTGAGGTGCAGGCAGAGCTGAACGAGCTACGGACGCACTACCACGCTCTTGAGCGACAACTCATGGAGCTGCGCGAACGGGAACCAGAGCTCTACGTGTTGTTGGAAAAAGGCCTTGACGAAGACACGACAAGCTGGCTGGAGAAGGTACGCGGCGAGAAGCTGCGACTGCAGAACCAGCGGCacgaggcgcggcggctgaactctgagctgctcgagcaTGTGCAGGATAGCAACACGCGGCTACGCGATGTGCAGAAACGACTCGCTGACGTCTCCATCGGTGGCGATGAGCTGGAGGGGGACAAAGAAATCCCTGGGAATCAGCAGTGTCCACCACACACGCTCGCCGACGTCGACACGGCGGAGCTCGAGGGCACCCTCTGCGGCGCCACTGACGCCTGCCGACGCTGA
- a CDS encoding protein kinase, putative — MQSSASLPEQQPVNGSSDPQNHHYVNPLVSSFPTVVGPKLPCKYRVRRAIGRGAFSTVWLLINNRTGETVVGKLSDASHSSSACKAFAEAEVENMRCCSHPNIISLIETFEAGEKSLYILEYANAGDLQAQVDTRAQPPPGANDGTPIPYREDEALVIFAQLSLAIRYLHDRRIMHRDLKTSNVLLTRSGLIKLGDFGFSRQYQESVSGEVGKTFCGTPYYLAPEMWQRQSYSYKADIWSLGVIMYELLALKKPFQATNLSELMETVTRQGSFDPLPADRYSSDMISLVNQMLRVDPSERPSINDILALPLFQQRGLTILKINVRRIKNLDAEVRTRLVEDVEAVLGDNNLSSEASPL, encoded by the coding sequence ATGCAATCCTCGGCGTCTCTGCCCGAACAGCAGCCTGTTAACGGCTCGAGTGACCCCCAGAACCACCACTATGTCAACCCCCTCGTCTCTAGCTTTCCGACCGTGGTGGGGCCTAAGCTGCCATGCAAGTACCGTGTCCGCCGCGCCATCGGCCGTGGCGCCTTCTCCACTGTGTGGCTACTGATCAACAACAGAACAGGCGAGACGGTTGTTGGCAAGCTGTCCGACGCCTCGCATTCCTCTAGCGCCTGCAAGGCTttcgccgaggcggaggtggagaacATGCGGTGCTGTAGCCACCCCAACATCATCTCCCTCATCGAAACCTTCGAGGCGGGCGAAAAGTCTCTGTACATTCTGGAGTACGCCAACGCTGGCGATCTGCAGGCTCAGGTCGACACCCGCGCGCAACCGCCACCTGGTGCGAACGACGGCACTCCGATTCCGTACCGTGAGGACGAGGCGCTCGTTATATTTGCCCAGCTCAGCCTCGCCATCCGCTACCTGCACGACCGCCGCATCATGCACCGCGACCTCAAAACATCAAACGTGCTGCTGACGCGTAGCGGACTCATCAAGCTCGGCGACTTTGGCTTTTCGCGTCAGTACCAAGAGAGCGTCTCTGGCGAAGTCGGCAAGACGTTCTGCGGCACGCCCTACTACTTGGCCCCGGAGATGTGGCAGCGACAGTCCTACAGCTACAAGGCGGACATCTGGTCCCTTGGAGTTATCATGTACGAGCTACTCGCCCTCAAGAAGCCATTTCAGGCAACGAACCTGTCCGAGCTCATGGAGACGGTGACGCGGCAGGGCAGCTTTGacccgctgccggcggatCGGTACTCGTCGGATATGATCTCGCTGGTCAACCAGATGCTCCGGGTGGACCCGAGTGAGCGCCCGAGCATCAACGACATACTCGCTTTGCCCCTCTTTCAGCAAAGAGGGCTGACGATACTCAAAATAAATGTGCGACGCATCAAGAACCTTGACGCGGAGGTGCGGACGCGGCTTGTAGAAGACGTGGAGGCGGTCCTCGGTGACAACAATCTTTCCTCCGAAGCATCGCCGTTGTGA